The following coding sequences lie in one Cucurbita pepo subsp. pepo cultivar mu-cu-16 chromosome LG13, ASM280686v2, whole genome shotgun sequence genomic window:
- the LOC111808473 gene encoding transcription factor bHLH49-like isoform X3, whose protein sequence is MNGKDEFEDESRRSDPMSITSGWQFAAAVSNEDLSVSSCPSTSMSNLFTPALMNSGFCSSFNEQNSIVTGEGLNSLRSNGVDWNQQNPWMKGGFPGNVHGFPANLSQLPADSAFIERAARFSCFNSGVFGASLPVGAFDISNSIGIHSRQEVMSRNVASKDGSLPMELEAKEKSPSKNETECEMSQARGKESDEAGFSGGHGERCVLEGTITEPSTDELCSRKRKRDEQNIELGQVKEAPQQINQTAKNGASNQQKGTQNPSSTTNKPAEKQGKQDSQPSDAPKEEYIHVRARRGQATNSHSLAERVRREKISERMRLLQDLVPGCSKVTGKAVMLDEIINYVQSLQRQVEFLSMKLATVNPRLDFNIEELLTKEIIQSKAGPSLFSFPPDMPMPYLPQHPSHLGLIPPCLPNMASSPDLLRRTINSQLTSLVGGFKEPVQIPNGWENELHNAVPMSFDVAAPTSGQDVDGSIPQCNTRAQL, encoded by the exons ATGAACGGGAAGGAtgaatttgaagatgagaGTAGGAGGAGTGATCCTATGAGTATCACCTCCGGCTGGCAATTTGCTGCTGCTGTTAGCAATGAGGATCTAAGTGTTTCTTCTTGTCCTTCAACTTCAATGTCTAACTTATTCACTCCAGCCCTTATGAACTCGGGATTCTGCAGCAGTTTTAATGAACAAAACAGCATAGTTACTGGAGAAGGTCTGAATTCTTTGAGATCTAATGGTGTGGATTGGAACCAACAAAATCCATGGATGAAAGGAGGTTTCCCAGGAAATGTTCATGGATTTCCAGCTAATTTATCTCAACTTCCAGCTGATTCAGCGTTCATAGAACGTGCAGCAAGGTTCTCCTGCTTCAACAGCGGAGTTTTCGGGGCTTCGCTGCCTGTCGGTGCTTTCGATATTTCAAACTCCATAGGCATTCATTCTAGACAAGAAGTTATGTCCAGAAATGTAGCCTCCAAGGATGGTTCTTTGCCCATGGAGCTTGAGGCTAAAGAAAAGAGTCCATCTAAGAATGAGACAGAATGTGAAATGTCTCAAGCCAGAGGTAAAGAATCCGATGAGGCCGGGTTCAGTGGCGGTCATGGCGAGCGATGCGTGTTGGAAGGTACTATCACAGAACCATCTACGGATGAACTATGCtcaaggaaaaggaaaagggatgAACAG AATATAGAACTTGGACAAGTCAAAGAAGCTCCCCAACAAATTAACCAAACTGCCAAGAATGGCGCATCGAATCAGCAGAAGGGAACACAAAACCCGAGTTCTACTACGAATAAACCTGCTGAAAAGCAAGGAAAACAGGATTCTCAGCCATCGGATGCTCCTAAAGAAGAATATATTCATGTTCGAGCTCGAAGAGGACAGGCAACAAACAGCCATAGTCTTGCTGAAAGG GTaagaagagagaagataaGTGAAAGAATGAGACTCCTTCAGGACCTCGTGCCCGGGTGCAGTAAG GTCACTGGCAAAGCTGTAATGCTTGATGAAATCATCAACTATGTACAGTCGTTGCAACGACAAGTCGAG TTCTTGTCAATGAAACTTGCAACAGTTAATCCCAGGCTGGATTTCAACATCGAAGAGCTCCTCACAAAAGAA ATCATTCAATCAAAGGCTGGTCCATCCTTATTTAGTTTTCCTCCTGATATGCCTATGCCTTACCTCCCGCAACATCCGTCTCATCTAGGACTTATTCCGCCTTGTCTTCCAAACATGGCGAGCTCTCCGGACCTGCTACGAAGAACGATAAATTCCCAGCTAACTTCACTCGTTGGTGGATTCAAGGAGCCTGTTCAG ATACCAAACGGGTGGGAGAACGAACTCCACAATGCTGTTCCAATGAGCTTTGATGTCGCTGCACCCACCAGTGGCCAAGATGTAGATG GTTCCATTCCACAATGCAACACCAGAGCACAACTCTAA
- the LOC111808473 gene encoding transcription factor bHLH49-like isoform X1, whose amino-acid sequence MNGKDEFEDESRRSDPMSITSGWQFAAAVSNEDLSVSSCPSTSMSNLFTPALMNSGFCSSFNEQNSIVTGEGLNSLRSNGVDWNQQNPWMKGGFPGNVHGFPANLSQLPADSAFIERAARFSCFNSGVFGASLPVGAFDISNSIGIHSRQEVMSRNVASKDGSLPMELEAKEKSPSKNETECEMSQARGKESDEAGFSGGHGERCVLEGTITEPSTDELCSRKRKRDEQNIELGQVKEAPQQINQTAKNGASNQQKGTQNPSSTTNKPAEKQGKQDSQPSDAPKEEYIHVRARRGQATNSHSLAERVRREKISERMRLLQDLVPGCSKVTGKAVMLDEIINYVQSLQRQVEFLSMKLATVNPRLDFNIEELLTKEIIQSKAGPSLFSFPPDMPMPYLPQHPSHLGLIPPCLPNMASSPDLLRRTINSQLTSLVGGFKEPVQLLQIPNGWENELHNAVPMSFDVAAPTSGQDVDGSIPQCNTRAQL is encoded by the exons ATGAACGGGAAGGAtgaatttgaagatgagaGTAGGAGGAGTGATCCTATGAGTATCACCTCCGGCTGGCAATTTGCTGCTGCTGTTAGCAATGAGGATCTAAGTGTTTCTTCTTGTCCTTCAACTTCAATGTCTAACTTATTCACTCCAGCCCTTATGAACTCGGGATTCTGCAGCAGTTTTAATGAACAAAACAGCATAGTTACTGGAGAAGGTCTGAATTCTTTGAGATCTAATGGTGTGGATTGGAACCAACAAAATCCATGGATGAAAGGAGGTTTCCCAGGAAATGTTCATGGATTTCCAGCTAATTTATCTCAACTTCCAGCTGATTCAGCGTTCATAGAACGTGCAGCAAGGTTCTCCTGCTTCAACAGCGGAGTTTTCGGGGCTTCGCTGCCTGTCGGTGCTTTCGATATTTCAAACTCCATAGGCATTCATTCTAGACAAGAAGTTATGTCCAGAAATGTAGCCTCCAAGGATGGTTCTTTGCCCATGGAGCTTGAGGCTAAAGAAAAGAGTCCATCTAAGAATGAGACAGAATGTGAAATGTCTCAAGCCAGAGGTAAAGAATCCGATGAGGCCGGGTTCAGTGGCGGTCATGGCGAGCGATGCGTGTTGGAAGGTACTATCACAGAACCATCTACGGATGAACTATGCtcaaggaaaaggaaaagggatgAACAG AATATAGAACTTGGACAAGTCAAAGAAGCTCCCCAACAAATTAACCAAACTGCCAAGAATGGCGCATCGAATCAGCAGAAGGGAACACAAAACCCGAGTTCTACTACGAATAAACCTGCTGAAAAGCAAGGAAAACAGGATTCTCAGCCATCGGATGCTCCTAAAGAAGAATATATTCATGTTCGAGCTCGAAGAGGACAGGCAACAAACAGCCATAGTCTTGCTGAAAGG GTaagaagagagaagataaGTGAAAGAATGAGACTCCTTCAGGACCTCGTGCCCGGGTGCAGTAAG GTCACTGGCAAAGCTGTAATGCTTGATGAAATCATCAACTATGTACAGTCGTTGCAACGACAAGTCGAG TTCTTGTCAATGAAACTTGCAACAGTTAATCCCAGGCTGGATTTCAACATCGAAGAGCTCCTCACAAAAGAA ATCATTCAATCAAAGGCTGGTCCATCCTTATTTAGTTTTCCTCCTGATATGCCTATGCCTTACCTCCCGCAACATCCGTCTCATCTAGGACTTATTCCGCCTTGTCTTCCAAACATGGCGAGCTCTCCGGACCTGCTACGAAGAACGATAAATTCCCAGCTAACTTCACTCGTTGGTGGATTCAAGGAGCCTGTTCAG CTTTTGCAGATACCAAACGGGTGGGAGAACGAACTCCACAATGCTGTTCCAATGAGCTTTGATGTCGCTGCACCCACCAGTGGCCAAGATGTAGATG GTTCCATTCCACAATGCAACACCAGAGCACAACTCTAA
- the LOC111808473 gene encoding transcription factor bHLH49-like isoform X2, producing MNGKDEFEDESRRSDPMSITSGWQFAAAVSNEDLSVSSCPSTSMSNLFTPALMNSGFCSSFNEQNSIVTGEGLNSLRSNGVDWNQQNPWMKGGFPGNVHGFPANLSQLPADSAFIERAARFSCFNSGVFGASLPVGAFDISNSIGIHSRQEVMSRNVASKDGSLPMELEAKEKSPSKNETECEMSQARGKESDEAGFSGGHGERCVLEGTITEPSTDELCSRKRKRDEQNIELGQVKEAPQQINQTAKNGASNQQKGTQNPSSTTNKPAEKQGKQDSQPSDAPKEEYIHVRARRGQATNSHSLAERVRREKISERMRLLQDLVPGCSKVTGKAVMLDEIINYVQSLQRQVEFLSMKLATVNPRLDFNIEELLTKEIIQSKAGPSLFSFPPDMPMPYLPQHPSHLGLIPPCLPNMASSPDLLRRTINSQLTSLVGGFKEPVQLLQIPNGWENELHNAVPMSFDVAAPTSGQDVDGTICSSLPM from the exons ATGAACGGGAAGGAtgaatttgaagatgagaGTAGGAGGAGTGATCCTATGAGTATCACCTCCGGCTGGCAATTTGCTGCTGCTGTTAGCAATGAGGATCTAAGTGTTTCTTCTTGTCCTTCAACTTCAATGTCTAACTTATTCACTCCAGCCCTTATGAACTCGGGATTCTGCAGCAGTTTTAATGAACAAAACAGCATAGTTACTGGAGAAGGTCTGAATTCTTTGAGATCTAATGGTGTGGATTGGAACCAACAAAATCCATGGATGAAAGGAGGTTTCCCAGGAAATGTTCATGGATTTCCAGCTAATTTATCTCAACTTCCAGCTGATTCAGCGTTCATAGAACGTGCAGCAAGGTTCTCCTGCTTCAACAGCGGAGTTTTCGGGGCTTCGCTGCCTGTCGGTGCTTTCGATATTTCAAACTCCATAGGCATTCATTCTAGACAAGAAGTTATGTCCAGAAATGTAGCCTCCAAGGATGGTTCTTTGCCCATGGAGCTTGAGGCTAAAGAAAAGAGTCCATCTAAGAATGAGACAGAATGTGAAATGTCTCAAGCCAGAGGTAAAGAATCCGATGAGGCCGGGTTCAGTGGCGGTCATGGCGAGCGATGCGTGTTGGAAGGTACTATCACAGAACCATCTACGGATGAACTATGCtcaaggaaaaggaaaagggatgAACAG AATATAGAACTTGGACAAGTCAAAGAAGCTCCCCAACAAATTAACCAAACTGCCAAGAATGGCGCATCGAATCAGCAGAAGGGAACACAAAACCCGAGTTCTACTACGAATAAACCTGCTGAAAAGCAAGGAAAACAGGATTCTCAGCCATCGGATGCTCCTAAAGAAGAATATATTCATGTTCGAGCTCGAAGAGGACAGGCAACAAACAGCCATAGTCTTGCTGAAAGG GTaagaagagagaagataaGTGAAAGAATGAGACTCCTTCAGGACCTCGTGCCCGGGTGCAGTAAG GTCACTGGCAAAGCTGTAATGCTTGATGAAATCATCAACTATGTACAGTCGTTGCAACGACAAGTCGAG TTCTTGTCAATGAAACTTGCAACAGTTAATCCCAGGCTGGATTTCAACATCGAAGAGCTCCTCACAAAAGAA ATCATTCAATCAAAGGCTGGTCCATCCTTATTTAGTTTTCCTCCTGATATGCCTATGCCTTACCTCCCGCAACATCCGTCTCATCTAGGACTTATTCCGCCTTGTCTTCCAAACATGGCGAGCTCTCCGGACCTGCTACGAAGAACGATAAATTCCCAGCTAACTTCACTCGTTGGTGGATTCAAGGAGCCTGTTCAG CTTTTGCAGATACCAAACGGGTGGGAGAACGAACTCCACAATGCTGTTCCAATGAGCTTTGATGTCGCTGCACCCACCAGTGGCCAAGATGTAGATGGTACTATTTGTTCAAGTTTACCCATGTGA
- the LOC111808473 gene encoding transcription factor bHLH49-like isoform X4, whose amino-acid sequence MNGKDEFEDESRRSDPMSITSGWQFAAAVSNEDLSVSSCPSTSMSNLFTPALMNSGFCSSFNEQNSIVTGEGLNSLRSNGVDWNQQNPWMKGGFPGNVHGFPANLSQLPADSAFIERAARFSCFNSGVFGASLPVGAFDISNSIGIHSRQEVMSRNVASKDGSLPMELEAKEKSPSKNETECEMSQARGKESDEAGFSGGHGERCVLEGTITEPSTDELCSRKRKRDEQNIELGQVKEAPQQINQTAKNGASNQQKGTQNPSSTTNKPAEKQGKQDSQPSDAPKEEYIHVRARRGQATNSHSLAERVRREKISERMRLLQDLVPGCSKVTGKAVMLDEIINYVQSLQRQVEFLSMKLATVNPRLDFNIEELLTKEIIQSKAGPSLFSFPPDMPMPYLPQHPSHLGLIPPCLPNMASSPDLLRRTINSQLTSLVGGFKEPVQIPNGWENELHNAVPMSFDVAAPTSGQDVDGTICSSLPM is encoded by the exons ATGAACGGGAAGGAtgaatttgaagatgagaGTAGGAGGAGTGATCCTATGAGTATCACCTCCGGCTGGCAATTTGCTGCTGCTGTTAGCAATGAGGATCTAAGTGTTTCTTCTTGTCCTTCAACTTCAATGTCTAACTTATTCACTCCAGCCCTTATGAACTCGGGATTCTGCAGCAGTTTTAATGAACAAAACAGCATAGTTACTGGAGAAGGTCTGAATTCTTTGAGATCTAATGGTGTGGATTGGAACCAACAAAATCCATGGATGAAAGGAGGTTTCCCAGGAAATGTTCATGGATTTCCAGCTAATTTATCTCAACTTCCAGCTGATTCAGCGTTCATAGAACGTGCAGCAAGGTTCTCCTGCTTCAACAGCGGAGTTTTCGGGGCTTCGCTGCCTGTCGGTGCTTTCGATATTTCAAACTCCATAGGCATTCATTCTAGACAAGAAGTTATGTCCAGAAATGTAGCCTCCAAGGATGGTTCTTTGCCCATGGAGCTTGAGGCTAAAGAAAAGAGTCCATCTAAGAATGAGACAGAATGTGAAATGTCTCAAGCCAGAGGTAAAGAATCCGATGAGGCCGGGTTCAGTGGCGGTCATGGCGAGCGATGCGTGTTGGAAGGTACTATCACAGAACCATCTACGGATGAACTATGCtcaaggaaaaggaaaagggatgAACAG AATATAGAACTTGGACAAGTCAAAGAAGCTCCCCAACAAATTAACCAAACTGCCAAGAATGGCGCATCGAATCAGCAGAAGGGAACACAAAACCCGAGTTCTACTACGAATAAACCTGCTGAAAAGCAAGGAAAACAGGATTCTCAGCCATCGGATGCTCCTAAAGAAGAATATATTCATGTTCGAGCTCGAAGAGGACAGGCAACAAACAGCCATAGTCTTGCTGAAAGG GTaagaagagagaagataaGTGAAAGAATGAGACTCCTTCAGGACCTCGTGCCCGGGTGCAGTAAG GTCACTGGCAAAGCTGTAATGCTTGATGAAATCATCAACTATGTACAGTCGTTGCAACGACAAGTCGAG TTCTTGTCAATGAAACTTGCAACAGTTAATCCCAGGCTGGATTTCAACATCGAAGAGCTCCTCACAAAAGAA ATCATTCAATCAAAGGCTGGTCCATCCTTATTTAGTTTTCCTCCTGATATGCCTATGCCTTACCTCCCGCAACATCCGTCTCATCTAGGACTTATTCCGCCTTGTCTTCCAAACATGGCGAGCTCTCCGGACCTGCTACGAAGAACGATAAATTCCCAGCTAACTTCACTCGTTGGTGGATTCAAGGAGCCTGTTCAG ATACCAAACGGGTGGGAGAACGAACTCCACAATGCTGTTCCAATGAGCTTTGATGTCGCTGCACCCACCAGTGGCCAAGATGTAGATGGTACTATTTGTTCAAGTTTACCCATGTGA